The segment TTTATGTTTAAAAGTATTGCTGTACTAGTTGTACCGATTGGCATAATATTAATTTCCTTTATTTAAGAGTTATTTTAATTGGATTTGTTGTTCCTTTATAATTTAAGTCATTAACATTAGCAGTAATGGTTATATATAAGTCACCTGCTTTTTGTTTTTGATTACTTACATTAGTTTTTCCTTGTGCATCACTAAAATATTTAATAGTTGGATTTGTTAAATTAGGATTTAATGATTTAAGTTCATTAGTACTTTTTATTTGTGTATTTAATTCACTATTATTGTTATTAACATTTGCAGTAATATCAGTTGTTAAACTTGTAATTTTAGTTTTTAAATCATTTTTATCATTATTAACAATTGCACATAACATTCAGCGTGAAGTTGTTTCTTCATCTGTTATATAGGGTATTGATTCACCAGTTACTTCTCCACCAACTAAATATCTTCTTCCAACTTTACCATCAGCAATATCTTGAACATATACAACTGTATTTTGTAACATATATCTTTTCATTGCTCTTGGTGTTGCTAAAACAAAAGACATAATTTTAGTTTCATTATTATCAGTAAATGTCATATAATCATCCATTACAATTTGACATAGTACACCTTTGATGTATAAATCATTTCCATTTAATCTTAATTGTTGAGCAATTTGATTATCAGTAATTAGACCTTTATTATTGGCTAAATAAACAATAGTATCATAAAGATTATTAGTAATAAAAAAACGACAATTATTACTATTTCTTAGTTGAAATAAAGTATTTCAAGCATCTAACATTGATTTTAAATATCCTAATGGTGTTTTATCAGTAATATCTATTTTAGTTGCATATTTTGCAATTACATTTGTATCATTATTTGCTAAATAATCTGCTAAGTCATTAGCAACTTCATATTGCATTGTATTTAATAAATTTTGTCCATTTTCAGCATTTAAATCAACATTAGCAATTATTTCACCCGCAACCGCTTCTTCTTTAATTTCTTTTAAAATTTTAACAGTTTCAGCATAACTAACATCTAATCCTTTGCTTTTATCATTTCATTTTAATACTTTAATTTCTAAATTTTTTGGTTTTTTAACTATAAATTCAATTTTTGTTGAATTAACCATTTCGATAGGAAAAAAACTTGCTCATGGTGAATTTGATTGTTTATAAAATTCTATAAACTCTGGTGCTTCTACTAATTTTTCGGTATTATCTAAATTTTTATTGAATTGTATTGCCATTTTTTGATTTCCTTTCTGTTATAAATTATTATTTTTTTTATAATCCAATAATGTACTTTTTATTGAATTTTGTTGATTTGTTATTATTGTTTGTTGTTTACCACCTGTATTAATTATTTCTTTAAATACTGGTTGTTCTTTAATAATTTTTTTAATAGTTTCTTCAATTTTTGAATTTTCTAAATTATTAGTTTTAAATTTTAAAAAATCATAAAATTCAGTTTTAACTTGATATTTTTTAAATATATTAATTATTTCTTTTTCTTTAATTTCTTGATTAAGTTTATTTAACTTATTTTCTGCTTCATTAACTTTATTTTCTATTTCTTGTTGAGCATTATTTTCAGTTAAAGGTTCAGTTGTTTGTTGAACATTATCTTCATTTTCTAACATTTACATCACCCTTTATTATTTATTTTCTTTATTAATTTTTTCATTTAATTTTGCTAATTTTTTTTGATGTTTTATAATTTTGTTATTTGCTCTAACATGTTTTGGAGTTGTGATAAATCTTTTTAATAAAACAATAATTTCTCTGCAAATTAATGTTCCAACACTTGTTCCAATAATTATTAATTCATGTAAAAATTCTTTCATCTGAATATTTTCCTTTCAATTGTTTATTTTTAATTATTCATCAAATTGACCACCATTAATTCTTTCAATCATTGATTGTGAATTACTTATAATTTCTACTAATACAGATATTTCTTTATTGAATTCTTCTATTCTTTCTTTATATGTTTTTATTTCCTGATTATAATATTCAATTATTTTTTCTTTATTCATAAATTATTCACCTCCTTTATAAACTCATGTGATTATAATCTCAATTTAATGAAGCATTATCATTATTTAATGGTACTTCGCTCATATTATCACTACCGTATTGACTAGTTGTTTCACTATTAATAGTAAATCTATTATCATTAATTAATCTTGTAGTTTCATCATTAAATGATGTTTCTTGCATTTCTTGATTATGATGTGTTGTTTCCATAGGTAGTAAATTATTGATTATTTCACTTGCACCAGCAATAATAGTAGGTACTGCATAAGCATTATTAAAATCATTATTAATTCCCATTGCAACACCACTTGATATTAAACATCCACCAGTAGCCATATTACAAATCTTTCTTATCGCTTCAAATTTATTAGGTATTAACTCAGTTAATACCTAATAAATTTGAAATACCATAAGCATTTAATGAAATATAAGTATCTCAATCCATTAATGACTGATGTTCTTGTTTATTTAATAATAATCATGGAGGACCCTCAGTTGTAGTTGTAGTAGTTATTGGCATTGGTGTTGTTGGAATAATAGGATTAATATTATTTTCTGTTCATTTACTATAATTTGCTAAACCAATTGTTCCTAAACCTAATAAAATTTTTTTAGAACTATTAATTAATTTGCTAAATTGTAAAGGTAAGTGCAACTAAATTATTTTTCTATCCAAATATTCGATTGGTGAAAGATAATTTAGTATTTTTCTTGGTCTTTGGTTTAAAGACAATATAAATTTATGAACTTCATTTTTATTAGTTTTTGAAAAAATAAATTTTTTAGGAAATTTTTCTCTAATTAAACCATTAGTATTTTCATTAGTACCTCTTTGTCAAGGTGAATATGGATTGGCAAAATAAATTTTTATATCTAAATTTTTTTCAAGTTGTTGTCAATTTGAAAATTCTTTGCCACGATCAAAAGTAATAGTTTTAACAATGTTTTTAGGAAGAATTGATAAATAATAACTAACATTTTTATTAATAACTTTAGTAGTTCTGTTTTTAACTAATATTGCTAAAGTAAATCGTGATACTCTTTCAACTAAAGTTATTAAACATGATTTGCTTTTACCTCGTGATGATACTATAGTATCTCCTTCTCAATGACCAAGTGTTATACGATCATTAACATTTATATCTCGTTCTTTAATTGATTTACCATTAAACTTGCCACGATTTTCTTTAGATTTTCGTTTTTTACCTTTTCTTCTTAAATTTTTACTAGTAACTTTATCAAGCATTCCAAAATAAATTCAAGTATAAATTGTTTTAAAACTAATAACTCACTCTTTATGAAAATTTTTAATTCTGCCATAAATTTGTTCAGGTGATCAACCTAATAGTAATTTTTGTTGTACATATTTTACTAAATTCTTATTTTTAAACTTATGAAAACTAATATGTGATTGTTTTCGATTTTCAGCTTTATTTTGTGCAATTAATGAAAAATAATGATTATTATCTTTATTTCTATTAATTTCTCGAATAATAGTACTAATACTTCGATTAAGATTTTTAGCTATTTCACTAATTTTAAATTTAAATTTCAATTGATTCTCAATATAAATCCTTTCATCTATGCCAAGATGTTTATAACTCATATAAAAACTCCTTACTTTTTTCTAAACTAAATTTAGCATTATGAAATTTTTATATGAGAATTTTTTGCAATTTTATTTACTTGCACTTACAAGTATAACTCAGCATTTAGTTTTAGTATTTGGTCTTTGATTTAAATTTCATATATCTAAACCTAATTTTTTACAAAATAATAAACTATTAATTGAACCTAATACTGGATTACTTATTACTTGACCATAATAAGCACTTGTACCAATCATTGCACTTAAAGGACTTATTGAAGAGCGTATTATTTTTGTTAATGTATAATTATTTGTTTCCATTTCTATTCTCCTTTATTTGCTTTTAACATTTCTCTTACAATATCTAATAAAGTATTTACTTGATAATCATATAATTCAAATTCATGAATTCTAATTTTAATTTTTTTAATTTTCTAATTTTTTAACTGTTACTTTAATTCAACCTTGATAAACATCATTATCACCAACTATTAATGCAACATTACTTTCTGGGTCAGAAACAATTATGTGTTTTGATTTAACATTTGGGTATTGTCTTAAAATAATTGTTCTAATATCATTACTTGTATGAATTGCTTTTGGAAATGGTGATAATATTTCAATTTCATCTTTATTTTCAAACAAAGTAGGTAATATTATCATTAATTATTCTCCTTATTTTTAATTTGATTAGCAATTTCACTTAATATTTTTAATACTTTATATTCATTTTTTAATTCTTTAATAATAAATATTAAAAATATTATTAGTGTTATGCTTGTTATTAATATTGGTACTATTAATAAAATTTTTCATAATATCATTTTTTTACTCTTTTCATTTTTTAAATCATTTAACATTTATTGAACAAAATGCACGATTTTTAGGAATATTTAAAGTATTAAAAATTTGACCAGTTACTATAATTTCATCGTTTTTGTTTAATAAAATACAGCGTCTATAAAATTTTGGGTTGTTAAAAATTAAAGTAACATAGTTTAATCCATTTCATTGACCTCTAACACTATAATATAATTCTTTATTACCTTTTTCGTAATATTTTGCTTCAATAGTATTACTTAGTTTTACTGTTAATTTGACATAATTTGCTTTATCTTTCATGTTTATAATTTCCTTAAATAATTATCAAAAATTAATATTTTTTTATGATTTTTTAAATAATATTGAATATGCTTATAAGCATCTTGTTCATGTTTTGTTAATTTTATATTTCCTTTATAATTTGTTATTTTATTTTTATTTTTTGGTTGGTTTTCTAGATAATCTCAGTTGAAAACATCTTGAACTAATACCATTAATGCACCAATGATTTTAGGCGTTGATAATGGATTAGTTAGTAATTGTTTTGAATTTAAAAAGAAATTTTCTACAATAACTAATATTTTTTTATCAATAAATTTTTCTTTAATTAATTGAAATTTTTCTTTATACATATTTTTAGTTCATAAAACAGTTAATGTATTGAATGTTTCATTAAAAACAATATTATTAGTTTCATTTGAATATATAACAATTCCATTATTACCAATTCCAGCGGGGTCAATTCCAATAATTAAATCATATTGCATTAATTAAGTTAACCTCTAATAACTGTTTTAATAATTTCTAAATCACAATTACATCAACAATATTTACATTCTTCAATAAATTCTTTATGACCACAAACTAAATTATCTTTTTTTAAATCATCAATCAGTTTAATTAGTACTATTTTAAATTCAATATCATCACTGTCTGGTATGCAAATCGTTCCTCTTTTAGTTAAATATTCTTTATCCATATTTATACCTCCTACTTAACCTAATATTTAAAATACAGTCATAATAAATCGCTTTACTATTTTTATCTCTTAAAAAATATTTTCTTGTTTTTATATCATTAGTATTAAAGAATAAATAATCTAATTTATTTTGTTTACATGTTCAACAAAAATACTTTTTCATTATGAATTGAAATTTCCTTATAAGAAGTAACTATATAATTAATTGGTAAATCATCATGTTTATATGGATTATTTATTTTAAAGCCTTTTCTATTTTCTTCTCACGTAATGTTATATTTAAAACAAGGATTAGTAATGTTTGTTTTGTTATCTGTTATTTCACCCATAAATCAACTATTATGCTGTTCATAAAATGTTAATGGTTCAAGTTTTATATCATTAAGATAATATTCTTTTGGAGCAGTTGGTTTATTAACAGTTATTTTTTGGTCTTTAATATATGGTTCTAATAATTTTATTAATTCATTACCACTTAATTCTCTTTTAATATTTTCTAAATTAAAAACTCAATATGTATATTTATCATCAGCAATAAAACTATTATTTTTAACCATTCATTTTGGACATTGTAATTTATATTCACCATAATCAATAAGAATAGATTGTGGTTTATCTTTAACAATTTGTTCTTTTTTAAATTCTATTTGCATAATAATCCTTTCCTAATATGTTCTGTTGCTTCTAGCATAAAGAACATATATTTTGATGTTTAGATTATTAATACTACTACTATTCGTTTTATTCATTCCATGAAAACTGGGCTCAAAAATAAATTGTGAAATTTTAAAAAACATTGAGGCATTCGATTCAATATTTATTTAATTTATGTTTAATAAATTAATATTTTAATTGAACCGGCACCGCTCAATTTTTTTTACAAGTTTGAAATTTATTTTCTCGCCCAAAAAAATTTTCAAAAAAAATAAAAAATAAAACCAACACTTGCTCACTGGGGGGTGGCAAGGTTGGTTAAATAAAGAATAGAATTAATACAATAGGTCCCTACAACAGGTCTATATATACTAGTTTCCAATTCGCTCCCACCCCAAGAATTACCATTTCTGGTTAGTATATTTTATTAGGTATCACTCCACTTTTTATTTATCCATGCAAGTCCACATGCTAGCTACTATTTTTAACAACTGTGTTGTAGTTCACTTTTTTAGTTCCCTAACACGTGTTGATAATAGCGTTAAAGATGGTTATTAAAAATTTTAAAATTTTACAATTACAAAAAAAAGACAAGAATTTTATTCTCGTCTTTTGTCATTTATTTTTAATTCAAGGGTTTAAAAAAGAAAGGAGCTATTTAAGGGAAATGAGTTGTTATCGACATCTTCGACACGCTCCCAAAGTTTACAAACTGAAATGTTTCAAATGTGACAAATATAGGATATATGTTTTATGGTGCTTCAGCATTCAATAATGATTTATCAAAATGAAATACATTAAATGTAAAAAATATGCATGCTATATTTTGTAATGCCACTGCATTTAATAAAGACCTTTCAAAATGAAATACAAAAAATGTAACAAACATGAATTCAATGTTTTATGGTGCTTCATCATTTAACCAAAAAATTCTAAATTGAAATACTTCTAATGTAACAAGTATGGATTTTATGTTTTATAATGCCACTACATTTAACGAAAATATTTCAAAATGAAATACAAAAAATGTAACAAACATGAATTCAATGTTTTATGGTGCTTCATCATTTAACCAAGATCTTTCAAAATGAAATGTAAATAAAGTAACAAGTCATGAAGAATTTGCTATTGGTTCACAAATTGATAATTCTAATAAATTACCAAAGTTTAAAAACTAAAATCAAAAATTTTAATAAAAAGTAATATCTTATTGACATTAAATAAATAAAAATGTCTTTAAATTTTTAAAGACATTTTTATTAAACTCATTTATTAAACAATATTATCAATTTACAAAGATAAATCTTTTTTAATAAGAAAATAATTTCCTAATGGAAATAAACCAAGAGGTACTATTAACATTATTGGATATTGTCAAGCAAAATCTAATGCTCTAATAGAAAAAAGTGGTGCTTTTGTTACTTCTGTAACACCGGGAGCAGGTGTTATATTTGGAATATCACCAAACTTAAATGGACAATTTAATAAAGAAGCAATTGTCATATATTTAAAATATTTAAGGTACTCAACTTCAGGAATAAAAGAGAATAATGTCATTGTTTGAAATAAAATAAATACCGTTGAAATACCTGTTGCTACTGAAAGAGAAATAACTGACTTATTAAAGTAACTAATAAAAGTTCAATTAATTGATGCTCAAAGTAAAGCCAATAATATTAAACCCAAATTATATAAAACAAGATATCCAAATTCTTGAAGTTTAAAATCTTGAAATCTAATTGGAAAAATAATTAATTGAAAAACAAAAGCCGAACCATATAATATTAATATTGAAGAAAGCAAAACAAAAAGTTTTGAATTTAAAATAGTTTTTCTAGACATTGGCATTGTTAATCATGAAGCTAAATAACCTTTATCAATTTCTTTAGAAACTAAAATATGATTTAAAATTAAACTAAAAGAAAAAATTAATATTAACCCCGGAATACCAAAAAAAAACAAAATTAAGATAAGTCATGCCACCTAATCCACCTAAACCTGATACTCCATGTTCTTCGCCAATGAATGTCATAGTTGGAGCAAGATAATCTTGTGTTAAAATGGGAACTATTAAAATACATAAAATTATAAAAAATAATATTAATGGAATTTTAACATTTTTAAATTGTGATTTAACAAATCTAAAATTAATCATTAAAATTTACCTCATCCTTATAAAATTTAATAAAATATTCTTCTAAACTAAATGGTAATTCTTTAAAATTATCAACTTTATAAAGTGATAATTCTTTTAAAAACTTATCAACATTAGTACTTAAAACATTCACTTTAATAACTTTTGTTATATTATTTTTTTCAATAATATCTCATTTTTTATTTAAGAAATCATTATAATCTTTCACTGTTGAAAATTTAATTTCATAATTTTTCTTAGCAGAATTTTGTATTTCCTTAATTGATATTTCAGAAATTATTTTCCCTTTTTTAATAATAGCAACTTTATCACATATATTTTCAATTTCGCCAAAAATATGGGAACTCATAAATATTGTTGCACCTTCATTTTTAGAATTTCTAATTAAAGTATTAAACCTTTCTTGCATTAAAGGATCTAAACCTGAAGTTGGTTCATCTAAAACTAAAACTTTTAGTTTATGCATAAAAACTGAAATAATCGCTACTTTTTGTTTCATACCCTTAGACATTTTTTTAATTTTTCTTTTTGCATCAAGTTCAAAATAATTAATTAATTTTTCAACATATGCCCAAGAAATATTTTTTCTAATAGTAGCTACTGTCTTTAAATAAGCAATTCCTAGGCAATGTTACTTCACCAGCTAAATAGCCAAGAGATTCCATAATTTTTGCCGATTCTTTTCAACAATCATAATCTAAAATCTTTGCAAAGCCATTATCAGATTTAATAAAACCTATCATTTGTCTAATAACAGTAGTTTTTCCAGCACCATTAGGACCAATAAAACCATAAACTTCACCTTTGTTGATTGAAAGATTAATATCAAAACAACCAATATTTGGAGAATATTCTTTAGTTAAATTTTTTAATTGAATTATATTCATATTTCCTCCAAACTAAATTAATTCATGAAATTATTATAAACGAAAAAGGGGAAAATATAAATAATGATATGTTTTTCTTTTATAAAAAGAATCTTTAATATACTTATTTTCAAGTTTTATAAAACATTATCATTTAATTAAATTAAATAATTAAACGTTTCCTAACTCACGAAAACGAAATGAAGTTTTATTTAATTTCTTTAACTCTCGTTTATTTAAAATATAAATAATTATTCCGGCAATTAAACCAACTAAAACACAAACGATAGCAATAATTAATAAAATTTGAATTCCCTGTAATGAATAATTTTGATGACCATCAACCACATAAGAATTATTTGGCAATTTTCCAATGGCTGAAGCAACATAATTAAATCAAGCATCTGGAGTAAAAGCAATTCAAGAAATTAATGATATTGTACTAGCATAACTGTTCTTTTCCATTGGTAATTCTCCAACTTGAACAAATCTTAACGTCAATAATGCTCAACCTACACAGCCAATAAACATAAAAAGTAAACACATTATAACTTGAAATAAAACTTGAACTGCTTTTGATGACTGTAAAAATCAAGCATTACCTCAACCAGGGATAACTACATATAAAGAACATGCAATCATTCCAACTAATAATAAAAATATTAAACCCAAAACGTAAGACTTTCACTTATCAGCTCAACGACCAATTGGACTAGCAACTAAAAATCTTAAACCATATGACCGAATTCCACCAAGAATAGTGACTACACCAACAGTAACACCAACTTCTGTTAAAGCGTCTT is part of the Spiroplasma endosymbiont of Lasioglossum villosulum genome and harbors:
- a CDS encoding IS30 family transposase; translation: MSYKHLGIDERIYIENQLKFKFKISEIAKNLNRSISTIIREINRNKDNNHYFSLIAQNKAENRKQSHISFHKFKNKNLVKYVQQKLLLGWSPEQIYGRIKNFHKEWVISFKTIYTWIYFGMLDKVTSKNLRRKGKKRKSKENRGKFNGKSIKERDINVNDRITLGHWEGDTIVSSRGKSKSCLITLVERVSRFTLAILVKNRTTKVINKNVSYYLSILPKNIVKTITFDRGKEFSNWQQLEKNLDIKIYFANPYSPWQRGTNENTNGLIREKFPKKFIFSKTNKNEVHKFILSLNQRPRKILNYLSPIEYLDRKII
- a CDS encoding BspA family leucine-rich repeat surface protein, whose translation is MTNIGYMFYGASAFNNDLSKWNTLNVKNMHAIFCNATAFNKDLSKWNTKNVTNMNSMFYGASSFNQKILNWNTSNVTSMDFMFYNATTFNENISKWNTKNVTNMNSMFYGASSFNQDLSKWNVNKVTSHEEFAIGSQIDNSNKLPKFKN
- a CDS encoding ABC transporter permease subunit; translated protein: MAWLILILFFFGIPGLILIFSFSLILNHILVSKEIDKGYLASWLTMPMSRKTILNSKLFVLLSSILILYGSAFVFQLIIFPIRFQDFKLQEFGYLVLYNLGLILLALLWASINWTFISYFNKSVISLSVATGISTVFILFQTMTLFSFIPEVEYLKYFKYMTIASLLNCPFKFGDIPNITPAPGVTEVTKAPLFSIRALDFAWQYPIMLIVPLGLFPLGNYFLIKKDLSL
- a CDS encoding AAA family ATPase, with the protein product MAYLKTVATIRKNISWAYVEKLINYFELDAKRKIKKMSKGMKQKVAIISVFMHKLKVLVLDEPTSGLDPLMQERFNTLIRNSKNEGATIFMSSHIFGEIENICDKVAIIKKGKIISEISIKEIQNSAKKNYEIKFSTVKDYNDFLNKKWDIIEKNNITKVIKVNVLSTNVDKFLKELSLYKVDNFKELPFSLEEYFIKFYKDEVNFND
- a CDS encoding ATP-binding cassette domain-containing protein; this encodes MNIIQLKNLTKEYSPNIGCFDINLSINKGEVYGFIGPNGAGKTTVIRQMIGFIKSDNGFAKILDYDCWKESAKIMESLGYLAGEVTLPRNCLFKDSSYY